A portion of the Syngnathoides biaculeatus isolate LvHL_M chromosome 7, ASM1980259v1, whole genome shotgun sequence genome contains these proteins:
- the lonp1 gene encoding lon protease homolog, mitochondrial — MAAYIKMIRAAGLLHSKPAHLVRHEAVGCFGSGPSGFRSVRLYNNNSGGGGGSLHAPNMTAAPGRWTRVTGVYSGLLASSSCRPRAFGNRASGAGFSAGDGGESVGGGGGGDGSGGEESGGGVGEDAGPQMTALTPMMVPDVFPNVPLIAVSRNPVFPRFIKIIEVKNKNLMELLRRKVRLAQPYAGVFLKRDDNNESDVVESLDAVYGTGTFVQIHEMQDLGDKLRMIVMGHRRVRITRRLEVEPEEDEAAPLWSPESDPRGKTPSGRRVKRGRTESAGAQMDDRIAEADLTPELRPLPSSDVLMVEVDNVLHEHFTVTEEVKALTAEIVKTIRDIIALNPLYRESVLQMMQAGQRVVDNPIYLSDMGAALTGAESHELQDVLEETNIPKRLYKALSLLKKEFELSKLQQRLGREVEEKIKQTHRKYLLQEQLKIIKKELGLEKEDKEAIEEKFRERLKDRTVPQHIMDVINEELTKMALLDNHSSEFNVTRNYLDWLTSMPWGTNSEENLALDRAKEVLEEDHYGMDDVKKRILEFIAVSQLRGSTQGKILCFYGPPGVGKTSIARSIARALNREYFRFSVGGMTDVAEIKGHRRTYVGAMPGKIIQCLKKTKTENPLVLIDEVDKMGRGYQGDPSSALLELLDPEQNANFLDHYLDVPVDLSKVLFICTANVTDTIPEPLRDRMEMINVSGYVAQEKLAIAQRYLVPQLRSLCGLSEEKASISSEALSLLIRQYCRESGVRNLQKQVEKVFRKVAFSIVSGEQQEVSVTPDNLQEYVGKPVFTVDRMYDVTPPGVVMGLAWTAMGGSTLFIETSVRRPSTKDGKGEGSLELTGQLGEVMKESAKIASTFARAFLMQQEPENDFLINSHLHLHVPEGATPKDGPSAGCTIVTALLSLATGRPVRPDVAMTGEVSLTGKILPVGGIKEKTIAARRAGVTCIILPAENRKDFSDLPDYITEGLEVHFVNHYGQIYPVVFPKS; from the exons ATGGCGGCTTACATAAAGATGATTCGGGCGGCTGGACTTCTCCACAGTAAGCCGGCTCACCTTGTCAGACACGAGGCGGTCGGGTGCTTTGGGTCCGGTCCGAGCGGGTTCCGCTCCGTTCGTTTGTATAACAAcaacagcggcggcggcggcggctcgctTCACGCCCCCAACATGACGGCGGCACCTGGTCGCTGGACGCGGGTGACCGGCGTCTATTCCGGACTCCTCGCGTCGTCGTCCTGCCGCCCCAGAGCCTTCGGGAACCGGGCGAGCGGCGCCGGCTTCTCCGCGGGGGACGGCGGGGAGagcgtcggcggcggcggcggcggcgacggctcCGGAGGAGAGGAGTCCGGCGGGGGCGTCGGTGAGGACGCGGGACCTCAGATGACGGCCCTGACCCCGATGATGGTGCCGGACGTGTTCCCAAACGTGCCGCTGATCGCCGTGAGCAGGAACCCCGTCTTCCCCCGCTTCATCAAGATCATCGAG gtgaaaaacaaaaacctgatgGAGCTGCTCCGGAGGAAAGTCCGCCTGGCGCAACCCTACGCCGGAGTCTTTCTCAAGAGAGACGACAA CAACGAGTCGGACGTGGTGGAGTCCCTTGACGCCGTCTACGGCACGGGGACCTTCGTGCAGATCCACGAGATGCAGGACCTCGGGGACAAGCTGAGGATGATCGTCATGGGCCACCGCAG GGTTCGCATCACGAGGCGTCTGGAGGTGGAGCCCGAGGAGGACGAGGCGGCGCCCCTGTGGTCGCCCGAGTCGGACCCCCGAGGCAAAACTCCGTCCGGACGCAGGGTCAAGCGCGGCCGGACCGAATCGGCGGGCGCTCAGATGGACGACAGG ATTGCGGAAGCAGACCTGACGCCAGAACTGCGACCTCTGCCCTCCTCCGACGTCCTCATGGTGGAAGTGGACAACGTCCTCCACGAGCACTTCACCGTCACGGAGGAAGTCAAG GCGCTGACGGCCGAGATCGTCAAGACCATCCGTGACATCATCGCACTCAACCCGCTCTACAG GGAGTCTGTTCTGCAGATGATGCAGGCGGGCCAGCGTGTGGTGGACAACCCCATCTACCTGAGCGACATGGGCGCCGCGCTGACGGGGGCCGAGTCGCACGAGCTGCAGGACGTCCTGGAGGAAACCAAC ATCCCCAAGCGTCTGTACAAAGCTCTTTCTCTGCTCAAGAAGGAATTTGAGCTCAGCAAGTTGCAGCAGCGTCTGGGCCGAGAG GTAGAGGAGAAAATCAAGCAGACTCACAGGAAGTACCTGTTACAGGAGCAGCTCAAGATTATCAAGAAG GAGTTGGGTCTGGAGAAGGAAGACAAGGAAGCCATCGAGGAGAAGTTCCGTGAGCGTTTGAAGGACAGGACGGTCCCTCAGCACATCATGGACGTCATTAACGAGGAGCTCACCAAGATGGCGCTGCTTGACAACCACTCCTCGGAGTTCAA TGTGACCCGCAATTACCTGGACTGGCTCACCAGCATGCCCTGGGGCACCAACAGTGAGGAGAACCTGGCCTTGGACAGAGCCAAGGAGGTTCTGGAGGAAGATCATTATGGGATGGATGACGTGAAGAAGCGGATATTG GAGTTCATTGCCGTCAGCCAGCTGCGAGGGTCCACGCAGGGCAAGATCCTGTGCTTCTACGGCCCCCCAGGGGTGGGCAAGACCTCCATCGCCCGCTCCATCGCCCGCGCCCTCAACCGCGAGTACTTCAGGTTCAGCGTGGGCGGGATGACGGATGTCGCTGAAATCAAAGGACACAG GAGGACGTACGTTGGTGCAATGCCGGGGAAGATCATCCAGTGCCTCAAGAAAACCAAAACAGAGAACCCTCTGGTTCTGATAGATGAG GTGGACAAAATGGGTCGCGGATATCAGGGCGACCCGTCCTCGGCTCTGCTGGAGCTCCTGGACCCCGAGCAGAACGCAAACTTCCTGGACCACTACCTGGATGTTCCTGTGGATCTTTCCAAG GTTCTCTTCATCTGCACGGCCAACGTGACCGACACCATCCCGGAACCTCTCCGGGACCGCATGGAAATGATCAACGTGTCTGGATACGTGGCTCAGGAGAAACTGGCCATCGCCCAG cGCTACCTGGTGCCGCAGCTGCGCTCGCTGTGCGGCCTCAGTGAGGAGAAGGCGTCCATCTCGTCTGAAGCTCTCAGTCTACTGATCCGACAGTACTGCAGAGAGTCCGGCGTCAGGAATCTGCAGAaacaagtggaaaag GTCTTCCGCAAAGTTGCCTTCTCCATCGTCAGTGGAGAGCAGCAAGAGGTCAGCGTGACTCCAGACAACCTTCAGGAGTACGTCGGGAAACCAGTTTTCACCGTGGACAGGATGTACGACGTCACGCCGCCGGGAGTCGTCATGGGGCTGGCCTGGACCGCCATGG GAGGCTCGACTCTGTTCATCGAGACGTCCGTGCGTCGTCCTTCCACTAAAGATGGCAAAGGAGAAGGTTCTTTGGAGCTAACGG GTCAGCTGGGCGAGGTCATGAAGGAAAGCGCCAAAATCGCTTCAACCTTCGCCAGAGCGTTCCTCATGCAGCAAGAACCTGAAAACGACTTTCTGATCAACTCTCACCTGCACCTTCACGTTCCCGAG GGGGCCACCCCCAAGGACGGCCCGAGTGCCGGCTGCACCATCGTTACGGCCCTGTTGTCCCTGGCGACCGGTCGGCCGGTGCGTCCCGATGTCGCCATGACGGGCGAGGTGTCCCTCACCGGGAAAATCCTTCCCGTGGGAGGAATCAAGGAGAAAACCATCGCG GCCCGACGCGCAGGAGTGACGTGCATCATCCTGCCCGCGGAAAACAGGAAGGACTTCTCGGACCTGCCGGACTACATCACGGAGGGCCTGGAGGTGCACTTTGTGAACCACTACGGTCAAATTTACCCGGTGGTCTTCCCCAAGTCCTAA